One window from the genome of Spirosoma rhododendri encodes:
- a CDS encoding serine hydrolase domain-containing protein, with the protein MFTTRRQFLLQLGIGAAGFTLTNTASAFPTALVPTRTAGLPRSLPEAQGVTSQGLIDFVNAVEKANLNLHSLMVVRHGQVVAEGWWSPYAAPLKHTLYSLSKSFTSTAVGMAVAEKKLSLDDKVVSFFPGKVPVAISPNLAAMCVRDLLTMSTGHDKDTTPQMLTSADKDWAKAFLAQPVDHKSGTHFVYNSGATYMLSDIVQLKTGQPVLDYLKPRLFDPLGISGADWETDPTGVDTGGWGLRVHTEDIAKFGQLYLQKGKWQGKQLLSESWVADATSSHAQSTGGKGGADVNDWIQGYGYQFWRCRHNAYRGDGAFGQFCIVMPEQDTVVAITSETGDMQGILNQVWSHILPAVQGKELSKTPKATQQQLKQQLAGLSFMPPTGQASPRQAEVSGKKYDVASNSMGIKSVSLAFRPNEARFTMVDEKGERDVLCGLSEWRLGQTTLSLIPLKLVPTSVPGETITPIAATGTWADANTFSMIWRFIETAHYETVTCRFSDDGVQVDFKKSLAIINPSTKDDRPVLEGKRVA; encoded by the coding sequence ATGTTCACGACCCGCAGACAGTTTCTCCTTCAGCTTGGCATCGGCGCAGCCGGTTTTACGCTAACGAATACCGCCAGCGCCTTTCCAACGGCGCTCGTACCGACCCGTACGGCGGGGTTGCCCCGTAGCCTGCCCGAAGCGCAGGGCGTAACCTCGCAGGGGCTGATCGACTTTGTGAATGCCGTTGAAAAAGCAAACCTGAACCTGCACAGTCTTATGGTTGTGCGGCACGGACAGGTTGTGGCCGAAGGCTGGTGGTCTCCCTACGCGGCACCGCTGAAACATACGCTGTATTCGCTCAGCAAAAGCTTCACGTCGACGGCGGTCGGTATGGCTGTTGCGGAAAAAAAACTGTCGCTTGATGATAAGGTCGTGTCGTTTTTTCCAGGTAAAGTACCCGTAGCCATTAGCCCGAATCTGGCGGCTATGTGCGTGCGCGACCTGCTGACGATGAGCACTGGACACGATAAAGATACGACGCCACAGATGCTGACGTCGGCCGACAAGGATTGGGCAAAGGCGTTTCTGGCGCAGCCGGTCGATCACAAGTCCGGCACGCACTTCGTCTATAACAGCGGAGCAACGTACATGCTGTCGGATATCGTTCAACTCAAAACGGGGCAGCCCGTACTCGACTATCTGAAACCGCGCCTGTTCGATCCGCTAGGTATCAGCGGGGCCGATTGGGAAACCGACCCGACCGGTGTGGATACGGGCGGCTGGGGCCTGCGCGTTCATACGGAAGACATTGCCAAGTTTGGGCAACTGTATTTGCAGAAAGGCAAGTGGCAGGGCAAACAACTCCTGTCGGAGTCCTGGGTTGCTGACGCAACCTCATCACACGCGCAGTCGACGGGTGGCAAAGGCGGTGCTGATGTAAACGACTGGATACAGGGCTACGGCTACCAGTTCTGGCGGTGCCGACACAACGCCTACCGGGGCGACGGCGCGTTCGGTCAGTTCTGCATCGTGATGCCAGAGCAGGACACGGTTGTGGCGATCACGTCAGAAACGGGCGATATGCAGGGGATTCTGAATCAGGTCTGGAGCCACATTCTCCCCGCCGTACAGGGCAAAGAGCTAAGCAAAACACCGAAAGCCACCCAGCAGCAGTTGAAGCAGCAACTGGCGGGTTTGTCGTTTATGCCGCCAACGGGGCAGGCGTCGCCCCGACAGGCGGAGGTTAGTGGTAAAAAATACGACGTCGCCAGCAACAGTATGGGCATCAAGTCGGTGTCGCTGGCATTCCGGCCCAACGAAGCGCGCTTCACGATGGTCGATGAAAAAGGGGAGCGTGATGTGCTGTGCGGCCTGAGCGAGTGGCGACTAGGACAAACGACGCTGTCGCTGATTCCGCTTAAGCTGGTGCCGACCAGCGTACCCGGCGAAACGATAACGCCAATTGCCGCTACCGGTACCTGGGCCGATGCCAACACCTTTTCGATGATCTGGCGCTTCATCGAAACGGCCCACTACGAAACCGTGACGTGCCGGTTTAGTGACGACGGCGTACAGGTTGACTTCAAGAAGAGCTTGGCTATTATTAATCCATCGACGAAAGATGACCGGCCGGTGCTGGAAGGAAAGCGCGTAGCGTAG
- a CDS encoding Uma2 family endonuclease yields MLESLIYETIDGKPFYRKGYRDVVAEKKTLEEIKGTSTLQSVISYYLIKMISMFTSEDRYFVLVNKPGVHIDHRSNLVNDVAIYDQAVLPPSSISKKYADVPPRIAIEVDINIDAADTSETSYIYRKTRKLLDFGVEKVIWVLTDARVVIVATNDLIETIDWSRNIELMDGQQFNVGAYLQKRGITVE; encoded by the coding sequence ATGCTGGAGTCTCTCATCTATGAGACGATTGATGGAAAGCCCTTTTATCGGAAAGGGTATCGGGACGTTGTTGCCGAAAAAAAAACGTTGGAAGAGATCAAGGGCACCAGCACACTTCAGTCTGTTATTAGCTATTACCTGATAAAGATGATTTCTATGTTCACCAGTGAAGACCGGTATTTTGTGCTGGTCAACAAGCCGGGCGTGCATATCGATCACCGGAGTAATTTGGTAAACGACGTGGCTATCTACGATCAGGCCGTGTTACCGCCGTCAAGTATTTCAAAAAAGTACGCTGATGTGCCACCCCGCATTGCTATCGAAGTCGATATCAACATCGATGCGGCCGATACCAGTGAAACGAGCTATATCTACCGCAAAACCCGCAAACTTCTCGACTTCGGTGTTGAAAAAGTGATCTGGGTGCTGACCGACGCACGCGTCGTCATCGTGGCCACGAATGACCTTATCGAAACGATTGACTGGTCGCGGAACATTGAACTCATGGACGGTCAGCAGTTCAACGTCGGTGCTTATCTACAGAAGCGCGGCATAACGGTTGAGTAA
- a CDS encoding class I SAM-dependent methyltransferase: MYKTTEITSAEIASDNPVHQRLLFPYVEAAQLVSGNLLEIGCGWGRGLELLTKAADHYTGIDKNADLIAALSAEYPQSTFIAANIPPLSNLPDNTFDFIVTFQVIEHIENDDLFVKEAHRVLKPGGKLLLTTVNKTFSLTRNPWHVREYYADGLKTLMRKYFPTVETRGVHGNEKVMTYYEQNKASVKKLTRFDIFNLQYRLPRRLLQVPYDLMNRLNRNRLHEASGIAAEIDYTDYLVSRDPAGSLDFFYIATK; this comes from the coding sequence ATGTACAAGACCACCGAGATTACCTCCGCCGAGATCGCTTCCGACAATCCCGTTCACCAGCGGCTGCTGTTTCCTTACGTTGAAGCGGCTCAGCTGGTTAGCGGTAATCTGCTCGAAATTGGCTGCGGCTGGGGTCGTGGTCTCGAACTACTGACCAAAGCGGCCGACCATTATACGGGCATCGACAAAAATGCGGATCTGATTGCGGCCCTCAGCGCCGAATACCCACAGTCGACGTTCATTGCGGCCAACATCCCGCCCCTGTCGAACCTGCCCGATAACACCTTCGATTTTATCGTGACCTTTCAGGTGATCGAGCACATCGAAAACGACGATCTGTTTGTAAAGGAAGCGCATCGCGTCCTGAAACCGGGTGGTAAGCTGCTGCTAACGACGGTCAACAAAACGTTTTCGCTCACGCGCAACCCCTGGCACGTACGGGAATACTACGCCGATGGACTGAAAACGCTGATGCGGAAGTACTTTCCGACGGTCGAAACGCGGGGCGTACACGGCAACGAGAAGGTGATGACCTACTACGAGCAGAACAAGGCATCGGTGAAGAAGCTGACCCGCTTCGACATTTTCAACCTGCAATACCGCCTGCCCCGCCGACTCCTGCAAGTACCTTACGACCTGATGAACCGCCTGAACCGCAACCGGCTGCACGAGGCCAGCGGTATTGCCGCCGAAATCGACTACACCGACTACCTCGTCAGCCGCGACCCCGCCGGTAGCCTCGACTTCTTCTACATCGCGACGAAGTAG
- a CDS encoding SDR family oxidoreductase: MAQVEERPTADELKTAVQDFPAIQAKMTPEPQSDLSGYNAAGKLAGKVAIVTGADSGIGRAVAVAFAKEGANVTNVYLAEEEEDAAETKRMVEQYGVTCLNIPSDVRSKAKCQEIVDQTISQFGKVNILVNNAAYQHIVEKITDITEEQLRRTFDTNILGYFFMVQAVVPHLTEGDTIINTGSIVGKQGEPKLVDYASTKGAIHAFTMSLATQLGEQKIRVNAVLPGPIYTPFLPGAGMGPDGVKQAASKTILQRPGQPDELAPAYVLLASQDGSYITGSLLDVNGGNA, translated from the coding sequence ATGGCACAAGTAGAAGAACGGCCTACAGCCGACGAACTCAAAACCGCAGTACAGGATTTTCCGGCCATTCAGGCCAAGATGACCCCCGAGCCACAGAGCGATCTGTCGGGTTATAATGCCGCCGGAAAACTAGCCGGTAAAGTGGCAATCGTTACGGGTGCAGACAGTGGTATCGGTCGGGCGGTAGCCGTAGCCTTCGCGAAAGAAGGCGCCAACGTCACCAACGTTTATCTGGCCGAAGAAGAGGAAGACGCTGCCGAAACCAAGCGGATGGTTGAGCAATATGGTGTGACCTGTCTCAACATTCCATCGGACGTACGCAGCAAAGCGAAATGTCAGGAAATTGTTGATCAAACGATCAGCCAGTTTGGTAAAGTAAATATTCTGGTCAACAACGCAGCTTATCAGCACATTGTCGAGAAGATCACCGACATCACCGAAGAGCAGCTCCGCCGGACGTTCGACACCAACATCCTTGGGTATTTCTTCATGGTGCAGGCCGTTGTACCGCACCTGACCGAAGGCGACACGATCATCAACACAGGTAGCATCGTTGGTAAGCAGGGTGAGCCAAAACTGGTCGATTACGCGTCGACGAAGGGAGCCATTCACGCGTTCACGATGTCGCTGGCTACGCAGTTAGGGGAACAAAAAATCCGGGTGAATGCTGTACTGCCCGGACCGATCTATACGCCGTTCCTGCCGGGTGCGGGTATGGGCCCCGATGGTGTCAAGCAGGCGGCTTCCAAAACGATCCTGCAACGCCCCGGCCAACCCGATGAACTGGCACCGGCTTATGTACTGCTGGCCTCGCAGGATGGTAGCTACATCACCGGCAGCCTCCTCGACGTCAACGGCGGCAACGCGTAA
- a CDS encoding GWxTD domain-containing protein, whose product MRTLFYGLIILSLSACGSMKKTQQQRVNTAYEARTEASRPTSTQPRAATLSSPSTAPPRTVDAPAAAPTVADRSSGWSVTSIKGKFLAIDSTTLHVILDMTAQKPEGGQADPAQFAEHFQIAYVMYPDYNNRERLGYGNIPLDGQTVKKQGNHLTIAFDVKRPANRTDLANAVLLTEVTEIASGNKARNDLPLRFRNFRLSDRFALTNATGQEVELRNYVNAGDMIQLSDLANTKKTLYGVRYRHDFEAASSPMNTSARPAPKSLVVDSTLTITTNQPFSLPREGLYYFTEDTTADNGIGLVVTDNRFPKMTRPEKLIRPVLYMSTSSEINEMTQAQDTKKALDRYWLSLMSGNEETARRTIKAYYDRVEDANRLFTTYKEGWKTDKGMIYIVLGPPDRIQRNREREVWVYNRRPNVSEINFTFTKKSNQFVEDHYELVRFMEYQPVWYPIVEAWRTGAIRE is encoded by the coding sequence ATGCGAACGCTCTTTTACGGCCTGATTATACTAAGCCTGTCGGCCTGTGGGTCGATGAAAAAAACGCAGCAGCAACGCGTCAATACGGCCTATGAAGCCCGCACCGAAGCGTCGCGTCCGACCAGCACCCAGCCCAGAGCGGCTACCTTATCGTCGCCGTCAACGGCTCCTCCGCGTACGGTCGACGCTCCGGCTGCCGCGCCGACCGTGGCTGATCGCTCGTCGGGCTGGTCGGTCACCTCGATCAAGGGTAAGTTTCTGGCTATTGATAGCACGACGCTGCATGTCATACTTGATATGACAGCGCAGAAGCCGGAAGGCGGGCAGGCTGACCCTGCGCAGTTTGCCGAGCATTTTCAGATAGCCTACGTGATGTATCCGGATTATAACAACCGCGAACGGTTGGGCTACGGCAACATTCCGCTCGACGGACAGACCGTCAAAAAGCAGGGTAACCACCTGACTATTGCGTTCGACGTAAAGCGCCCCGCCAACCGCACCGATCTGGCTAATGCTGTACTGCTGACGGAGGTTACGGAAATTGCCAGCGGCAATAAGGCCCGCAATGATTTGCCGCTCCGGTTCCGGAATTTCCGGCTTAGCGACCGCTTCGCCCTGACGAACGCAACGGGGCAGGAGGTTGAGCTACGCAACTATGTCAACGCGGGCGACATGATTCAGCTGAGCGATCTGGCGAATACGAAGAAAACGTTGTACGGTGTTCGCTACCGGCACGATTTCGAAGCGGCTTCCTCGCCGATGAACACCTCCGCCCGTCCGGCCCCCAAGTCACTCGTGGTTGATTCGACGCTGACGATTACGACCAATCAGCCGTTTTCGCTACCCAGAGAAGGACTGTACTACTTCACTGAAGATACGACCGCCGACAACGGTATCGGGCTGGTAGTGACTGACAATCGCTTTCCGAAAATGACCCGGCCGGAGAAGCTGATCCGGCCCGTGCTGTACATGAGCACGAGCAGCGAAATCAACGAGATGACGCAGGCGCAGGACACCAAGAAAGCCCTCGACCGGTACTGGTTAAGTCTGATGTCGGGCAATGAAGAGACGGCCCGGCGCACGATCAAGGCGTATTACGACCGGGTGGAAGACGCCAACCGCTTGTTTACGACGTACAAGGAAGGCTGGAAAACCGACAAAGGCATGATCTATATCGTGCTCGGCCCACCCGACCGCATTCAGCGCAACCGTGAACGGGAAGTATGGGTATACAATCGACGGCCAAACGTGTCGGAGATTAACTTTACCTTTACCAAAAAATCGAATCAATTTGTCGAGGATCATTACGAACTGGTGCGCTTCATGGAGTACCAACCCGTCTGGTACCCGATTGTCGAAGCATGGAGAACCGGCGCAATTCGCGAGTAA
- the rlmB gene encoding 23S rRNA (guanosine(2251)-2'-O)-methyltransferase RlmB, with protein sequence MENRRNSRVNRPNYKQYNKPAQTGPNPDEMVFGIQSVLETLRSDQQIDKLYMEKGLSNPDIQNLAFQKRVTIQRVPPERLDRLTRKNHQGVVCLIAQVQYVKLSNVIADVYERGETPFFLLLDRITDVRNFGAIARTAECTGVQCIVIPGRGAAAINSDAMKTSSGALNHISVCREPDLTETVKYLQESGITIVACTEKSARDLYERTTDLTGPMAIIMGSEEDGISPELLRMADTNVKIPLLGSVGSLNVSVATGVVLYEAVRQRSIVIQTES encoded by the coding sequence ATGGAGAACCGGCGCAATTCGCGAGTAAATCGCCCCAACTATAAGCAGTATAACAAACCCGCTCAGACCGGCCCAAACCCGGATGAGATGGTATTCGGTATTCAGTCCGTACTGGAAACACTGCGCTCCGATCAGCAGATCGACAAGCTATATATGGAGAAGGGGCTGAGCAACCCTGATATTCAGAATCTGGCGTTTCAAAAGCGGGTGACGATACAGCGCGTACCACCCGAACGGCTCGACCGCCTGACGCGCAAGAACCACCAGGGCGTCGTCTGCCTGATTGCGCAGGTGCAGTACGTCAAGCTGTCGAACGTCATTGCTGACGTGTACGAGCGCGGTGAAACCCCGTTTTTCCTGCTCCTCGACCGTATTACCGACGTCCGTAATTTCGGAGCGATCGCCCGTACGGCCGAATGTACCGGGGTGCAGTGCATCGTGATACCGGGCCGGGGTGCCGCTGCCATTAACTCCGACGCGATGAAAACATCGTCGGGGGCACTGAACCACATATCCGTCTGCCGCGAACCCGACCTGACAGAAACGGTAAAATACTTACAGGAGTCAGGCATCACGATCGTGGCCTGTACCGAAAAATCGGCCCGTGACCTCTACGAGCGCACCACCGACCTGACCGGCCCAATGGCGATTATCATGGGTTCGGAGGAAGACGGTATCTCGCCCGAACTCCTGCGCATGGCCGACACCAACGTGAAGATTCCCCTGCTGGGCAGTGTCGGCTCGCTTAACGTATCCGTCGCGACGGGCGTCGTATTATACGAAGCCGTCCGTCAGCGGAGTATAGTTATTCAAACTGAATCCTAG